In Devosia chinhatensis, the following are encoded in one genomic region:
- a CDS encoding TolC family protein, translating into MITLANLVRLACLSAVTVGCASTGGLGGKQVSADVSAWAASANNQAAQMAAGMPATPAAVDAAPTRATLASASLGELYANGVDFNPQIRVARSRVAVADAELSNAALRFFPALTGKATRSYTFQNILNSDNQVFQQGTAEYGTTNVAIEGRMPIINLENVFNYRKTDSQQRKSYVEYVGAAQTFIRDLMIAYIDLAEANAIIDEYRQRVSLLQSRTSNERARQSAGNGSAEMALGFEQELSDAQAQLGVQEARQKSVMIRIEELTGTKVGTVRGHIAMANLTLPIEDVEGLIDLALSNNPRYIAKKYEVDAFDDETRRAVAKDFGPTLDSFASHEYENRGGSQFGGGSETVQTVVGLQLSVPIFNAGGQGYQFTTAVARNQQISAELAMVASETKSAVAMSYSNYLAARLRIQRDSQTIRKGSELISLVNQRVADAAGTVDDGLQARLDLASYMRQRQQAQFQLLREWVQIKHLTGALSEADVQVFSGTNI; encoded by the coding sequence ATGATCACTCTGGCAAATCTGGTGCGCCTGGCATGCCTTTCGGCAGTCACGGTCGGTTGCGCGAGCACAGGGGGGCTGGGCGGCAAGCAGGTCAGCGCCGATGTGAGCGCCTGGGCCGCCTCGGCGAACAATCAGGCCGCGCAGATGGCGGCAGGCATGCCGGCAACGCCAGCAGCCGTCGACGCGGCGCCCACCCGAGCCACGCTGGCCTCCGCCTCGCTCGGCGAGCTCTATGCAAACGGGGTCGACTTCAATCCGCAGATCCGCGTCGCTCGCTCGCGTGTGGCGGTGGCGGATGCAGAACTGAGCAATGCGGCCCTGCGCTTCTTTCCGGCGCTCACCGGCAAGGCGACGCGATCCTATACCTTCCAGAACATCCTGAACTCGGACAACCAGGTGTTCCAGCAGGGGACTGCCGAGTACGGAACTACCAATGTGGCGATCGAGGGCCGCATGCCCATCATCAACCTTGAGAACGTCTTCAACTATCGCAAGACCGACAGCCAGCAGCGCAAGAGCTACGTGGAATATGTCGGGGCCGCGCAGACATTCATCCGCGACCTGATGATTGCCTATATCGACCTGGCAGAAGCCAATGCCATCATCGATGAATATCGCCAGCGGGTGAGCCTGCTCCAATCCCGCACCAGCAACGAACGCGCGCGGCAGTCCGCCGGAAATGGCAGCGCGGAGATGGCTCTCGGCTTCGAGCAGGAGCTCAGCGACGCACAGGCGCAGCTCGGCGTTCAGGAAGCCCGGCAGAAAAGCGTGATGATCCGCATCGAGGAGCTCACCGGCACCAAGGTCGGCACCGTGCGCGGCCATATTGCCATGGCCAATCTTACCTTGCCGATCGAGGATGTGGAGGGGCTTATCGATTTGGCCCTCAGCAACAACCCGCGCTACATCGCCAAGAAATACGAAGTAGACGCCTTCGACGACGAGACGCGGCGCGCCGTCGCCAAGGATTTCGGCCCCACGCTCGACAGCTTCGCAAGCCACGAATACGAAAACCGCGGCGGCAGCCAGTTTGGCGGCGGTTCGGAGACCGTCCAGACCGTGGTGGGCCTGCAGCTCAGCGTGCCGATCTTCAATGCCGGTGGCCAGGGCTACCAATTTACCACGGCGGTAGCGCGCAACCAGCAGATCTCGGCCGAACTGGCCATGGTCGCCAGCGAAACCAAGTCCGCCGTAGCTATGTCCTATTCGAACTATCTGGCCGCCCGTTTGCGCATCCAGCGCGACAGCCAGACCATTCGCAAGGGTTCCGAGCTGATCTCGCTGGTCAACCAGCGCGTCGCCGACGCGGCGGGCACAGTGGATGACGGCCTTCAGGCCCGCTTGGACCTGGCCAGCTATATGCGCCAGCGCCAGCAGGCCCAGTTCCAGTTGCTGCGCGAATGGGTGCAGATAAAGCACCTGACGGGCGCATTGAGCGAAGCGGACGTGCAGGTTTTCTCGGGCACCAATATCTAG
- a CDS encoding efflux RND transporter periplasmic adaptor subunit encodes MRSAALMLVFAAAGVTSVRAQPMASDVVSCLVLPWESISVAAPSEGLVREIFVDRGDKIAAGDLLIQLDDSIQRSYLELMQARANDASGVELAEIRLQIAQSGYERNRALFERQQLTGDDWDRIRGTYELAVVELRQAQNAALQASLELARAKAAHAQTQIVAPADAVVVQRLVSVGEAAGAEPLLELAVTDRLRVEVFARAQSYARWTPGEAVNLAVQLPEPAVLAADVRTINTVSDAGTGVVGVLLELDNAAGAILPGQSCQIPREETS; translated from the coding sequence GTGCGCTCGGCTGCCCTGATGCTGGTCTTCGCTGCTGCCGGAGTGACATCGGTGCGCGCTCAGCCGATGGCCTCCGATGTGGTCAGTTGTCTGGTCCTGCCCTGGGAAAGCATTTCGGTCGCCGCCCCGTCCGAAGGGCTCGTGCGGGAAATCTTCGTGGACCGGGGCGATAAGATCGCGGCCGGCGACCTTCTGATCCAGCTCGATGACAGTATCCAACGCTCCTATCTCGAGCTGATGCAGGCCCGCGCCAACGACGCTTCCGGGGTCGAGCTGGCCGAAATTCGGCTTCAGATCGCCCAGAGCGGTTACGAGCGCAACAGGGCTCTGTTCGAGCGCCAGCAACTGACCGGCGACGACTGGGATCGCATTCGTGGCACTTATGAACTGGCCGTCGTCGAACTGCGCCAGGCACAGAACGCCGCCCTTCAGGCCAGTCTCGAACTGGCGCGTGCCAAGGCCGCCCACGCCCAGACGCAGATCGTGGCGCCGGCAGATGCCGTGGTCGTGCAAAGGCTGGTTTCGGTGGGTGAGGCGGCGGGGGCCGAACCCCTGCTCGAACTCGCCGTCACCGATCGCCTCCGGGTCGAAGTCTTTGCCAGGGCCCAAAGCTACGCACGCTGGACACCGGGCGAGGCGGTGAACCTGGCCGTACAACTGCCCGAGCCTGCAGTGCTCGCAGCGGATGTGCGGACGATCAATACCGTATCGGATGCAGGCACCGGCGTCGTCGGTGTGCTGCTCGAGCTGGACAATGCAGCGGGCGCAATCCTGCCGGGCCAGTCCTGCCAGATCCCACGCGAGGAAACCTCGTGA
- a CDS encoding autotransporter outer membrane beta-barrel domain-containing protein gives MSVGAAALGAAPAYAGHLFTQNTNNTPTWIQAGQGIRIDQERMESANGSGNITFDFSPNSSVPDGANTANTNWWAWSAGDVLKFTVPTTAGSLVTTIAYDADANCAYSFCGVTGSASYLSVNLAALGSAAMEKGRADVNTSNPLSWTVEALAGEFSLAGYRIYFSNGTLNGTGAAPLTQDSVVDSGNLGGGPSIPDIDTANPDGYTIDQVNNNEVNPVFNGGTLALNSGGAAIIGNFTVNATGTGTDGVVQIGQNTQVVFQGAFSGAGTLEKSGDGTMVLQGNNTNAGGFAVQQGVLNLTDSGTITGGVSVNNGSTFVGNGTVNGATTVSGTGSTLYGSGQFNGDVTINTGALHKPGNSPGDVTVNGNYTVLNGGTLEIEIASNGVSDRIFVNGLVTLGGELRLLPFGTGFIAPTYSYTVIHNDGADAIVGDFASLRNDLAFYNPVYTLTGDTGNDLVITLNRNANGFSSQALTENQLAVARALDGLSPTAGTPLALEYERLMGLLTRSQVRTALASMSGEVYATSASLVSNRALQTVVSRTSGRNSLLQCQDRQGASVDMAQCVLANTVRVDVTGAYAEYNGTATEAATLRTGGVSGEIRVPFQLGEGIAYGGLYFLHENGQVGVNSLNSSSSVATNGVGLTSGWAGNGWDVSAVLGYTNARIAGTREINIGGTATAASGTMDLNVFSGSIGVGYAIEVGDYVVRPFAALSHIQTGNSAFSETSTSPLAYSANAGSTGQTFATVGLEFSGNFDMGDFAVSPRAQLALTQRLGGSGTSLSGTVGGSAPFTTLGNDPGATMADIGVGLDIERAGLTISFDYGAQLTSTSVSHRATAGLKFKF, from the coding sequence ATGAGCGTGGGCGCAGCCGCCCTTGGCGCTGCTCCAGCCTATGCGGGCCACCTGTTCACGCAGAATACGAACAACACGCCGACCTGGATCCAGGCCGGGCAGGGCATTCGTATCGACCAGGAACGGATGGAAAGCGCGAACGGTTCCGGCAACATCACTTTTGATTTTTCCCCCAATTCAAGCGTTCCGGATGGCGCGAACACCGCGAATACGAACTGGTGGGCGTGGAGCGCAGGCGACGTCCTCAAGTTTACGGTCCCCACAACCGCTGGAAGCCTGGTCACCACGATCGCCTACGATGCAGACGCCAACTGCGCCTATAGTTTCTGCGGCGTGACCGGCTCGGCGAGCTATCTTTCGGTCAATCTTGCCGCTCTTGGCTCCGCCGCAATGGAAAAGGGCCGCGCCGACGTCAACACAAGCAATCCCCTGTCCTGGACGGTAGAAGCACTGGCCGGTGAGTTTTCGCTGGCCGGCTATCGTATCTATTTCTCCAACGGCACGCTCAACGGCACCGGGGCTGCCCCGCTGACCCAGGATAGCGTGGTTGACAGTGGCAATCTCGGCGGCGGCCCGTCCATTCCCGATATCGATACTGCCAATCCCGACGGCTATACGATCGACCAGGTCAACAACAACGAGGTCAATCCGGTCTTCAATGGCGGCACGCTGGCGCTCAATTCGGGCGGTGCGGCGATTATCGGCAATTTCACCGTCAATGCCACCGGCACCGGTACCGACGGTGTGGTGCAGATCGGCCAGAACACCCAGGTGGTCTTCCAGGGCGCTTTCAGTGGTGCCGGCACTCTCGAAAAGTCGGGCGACGGCACTATGGTGCTGCAGGGCAACAATACCAATGCCGGCGGCTTTGCCGTCCAGCAGGGTGTGCTGAACCTGACCGATAGCGGCACGATCACCGGTGGCGTTTCTGTCAACAATGGCTCGACCTTCGTGGGCAACGGTACCGTCAACGGTGCGACCACGGTGTCGGGCACCGGCAGCACGCTTTATGGTTCGGGCCAGTTCAACGGCGATGTGACCATCAACACCGGCGCCCTGCACAAGCCGGGCAATTCTCCGGGCGACGTGACCGTCAACGGCAATTACACCGTCCTCAACGGCGGGACGCTGGAAATCGAAATCGCCTCCAATGGCGTTTCGGACCGCATCTTCGTCAATGGTCTCGTGACCCTGGGCGGCGAACTGCGCCTTCTGCCCTTCGGTACGGGCTTCATTGCCCCCACCTACAGCTACACCGTCATCCACAATGACGGCGCAGACGCCATCGTTGGCGACTTCGCTTCGCTGCGCAACGACCTGGCCTTCTACAATCCGGTCTATACGCTTACCGGCGATACCGGCAACGACCTCGTCATCACCCTCAACCGCAATGCCAACGGCTTCTCGTCGCAGGCTCTCACCGAAAACCAGCTGGCCGTTGCCCGTGCCCTCGATGGCCTGTCGCCGACGGCCGGCACGCCACTGGCGCTCGAATATGAGCGTCTGATGGGTCTGCTGACGCGGTCGCAGGTTCGCACGGCGCTGGCATCGATGAGCGGGGAAGTCTATGCGACCTCGGCCTCGCTGGTGTCCAACCGCGCCCTGCAGACCGTGGTGTCGCGCACCAGCGGCAGGAATAGCCTGCTGCAGTGTCAGGATCGTCAGGGCGCTTCGGTCGACATGGCCCAGTGCGTGCTTGCCAACACGGTGCGCGTGGACGTCACGGGAGCGTATGCCGAATACAACGGAACCGCGACCGAAGCCGCAACGCTGCGGACCGGCGGCGTCAGCGGCGAAATCCGCGTGCCGTTCCAGCTCGGCGAGGGCATTGCCTATGGCGGTCTCTACTTCCTGCACGAGAACGGTCAGGTCGGCGTGAACAGCCTCAATTCCTCCTCGAGCGTCGCGACCAACGGCGTCGGGCTGACGTCCGGCTGGGCCGGCAATGGCTGGGACGTTTCGGCCGTGCTGGGCTATACCAATGCCCGCATCGCCGGCACCCGTGAGATCAACATCGGCGGCACCGCGACGGCGGCGTCCGGCACGATGGACCTCAACGTCTTCAGCGGCTCGATCGGCGTGGGCTATGCCATCGAAGTGGGCGATTATGTCGTGCGCCCCTTCGCTGCCCTGTCCCATATCCAGACCGGCAATTCCGCCTTCTCGGAAACCTCGACCAGCCCGCTGGCCTACTCGGCCAATGCCGGTTCGACGGGCCAGACCTTCGCCACGGTCGGGCTGGAATTCTCCGGTAACTTCGACATGGGCGATTTCGCGGTGAGCCCCCGCGCCCAGCTGGCGCTTACGCAGCGTCTGGGCGGCTCGGGCACCTCGCTGTCTGGCACGGTGGGTGGCTCTGCGCCATTCACTACCCTCGGCAACGATCCGGGTGCGACGATGGCCGATATCGGCGTCGGTCTGGATATCGAACGTGCGGGTCTGACCATCTCGTTCGACTACGGCGCGCAACTGACCTCGACAAGCGTCAGCCATCGCGCCACCGCAGGACTGAAGTTCAAGTTCTGA